Within the Flavobacterium sp. 9R genome, the region TTAGTTTAGATAAAAACAGTTAAAAATACTGGTTATTAGTTATTTACGTGTTTGTCATAGGATTTATCTATTACGCTTTTATTCACTAATAAACCGTTTTCTGATAGCAATAAGAACAAAAACCATAAGTGTGTAGGCAATAAAAAATGGTGCTATGTATTCAATAAGATGCAACGGTAACATCACGGCAATAATTAGCAATTGAAAGCCTAAACCATAAATGGATAACAAGCTCATAAACCAATTCGGAAACGTTTTTACTTTGTATGCCTCTTGGTCTAATGCGTGAATTATTTTATCAAAAAGCCCATAAACGATTGTATAAATTCGGAACAAAAAAGTCACCGATTTTTGTGTTTCTCCAGGCAAAGCTTTGGGTGTTTTGTACTCAAATATTTTACTAGTACTGTCTCCTCCAATTGATTTATGTCTCAAAATTACGTAGTAATAATTGTATAAAGTTCCTTGTAATTGGATGCCAAAAAAAGCTGCAAACGCATACCAAAATGTCGTTTTTGAGACCCAACAAATGGCCATAAAAATCATAAAATTTAAGACGATATCAAAGACACTATCGAGGTATCTACCAACGTATGAAGGTTTGTTTTTTAGTCTTGCTAATTCACCATCTGCAGCGTCAATTCCAGATTTTAAAATAATGAAAAAGGCGGCCAAAAAATAATGATTAGTGAGTATGCAAAAAATGGCAATCAAGCCAGAGATGCCAAAAAGTAGCGTTACGTGAATTGGGGTAAATCGAGTTTCTTTTAGTTGTTGCGCCAGAAATTTACCAAATGGGCGACCATAATCGGAGAGGTCGAAGAACTTATCTTGTGTTGCAAGTTTTGACATTATAAGCTGTAAAAGTAAAATGACAATATAGTCGAGGCGCAAAAGTAGCTCAATTTAAGCGGAATAGTTGCCTAAACAATAGTTTACTTTGTGTTAAAGTAAAAAAAGCGCGTTTCGAGTTTTAGTACTTTTATGGTATTAAAAAACCAAATTTATTGTATTATGGCGGTACCAAATTTAAAAGTAATTCAAGCCCTAAGAGAAACGGCGACACAAATAGCAACTAGCGGTCGTTATGAATGGGGGCATATGGGGAGTTGTAATTGTGGGCATTTGGCACAAAATATAACTTCGTTTACCAGAGCAGAAATTCAACAGTTTGCCTTGCAAAAGCGAGGTGATTGGTCGGAACAAGTTATAGATTATTGTCCAACGAGTGGTTATCCTATGGATTTAATTATCGGTAGAATGATTGAATTTGGTTTTACGCAATCAGATTTGAGACAGCTCGAAAACTTGTCCAATCCCGAGATTTTAGCCAAAGCTGGTGTGGCTTCTTTCAATAGAAATGTGATGTCAGATACGGTAAAATATATGAATGCGTGGGCAGATTTGTTAGAGAACCAATGGATGGAACAAAACATCAATCACATCGTTTTGCCAACGTTTGAAAGAGAAGAGATGATGTATTAGACCATCTCTTTATCTTATTTAGTGAAACGGTGTAGCGTGTAAGTCATAGCTGTCAATAAAAAGAAAGCTGTGATTTGGTGTGCTAATCCTAACCAAAGGGGCACGCTGTATAACAAAGTCAAAACGCCTAGTGCAAATTGTACAAAAACAAGTATAACAAGCGCATTGAGACCGTTTTGTTGTGCAATTGACAAAGAGTATTTTTTGCTTTTGAAATACAACAAAACCATTAACGCCACTACAAGATAAGCGGTAGTACGATGCACGAATTGCACGCCGCTTTTTCCTTCAATCAAATTGAGGATAAAACTGTTTTTTTCGATAAATACACTATCGTGAATGAATTGGCCATCGCTCATTAATGGCCAATGGTTGTGAATTAATCCAGCGTTTAAACCTGCAACAAAACCACCGTATATGATTTGAATAATCAAAAACACAAAGGCAAATCGTGCAATAGTTCTCAATTGAGGATAAAAGTTGTCTTTGTTAGGATAAATCAAATCCAAAGCCACCCAGAGGGTATAAGCAAAGGTGATGAATGCAAAAGTAAGGTGCAAAGCCAGTCTAAAATGACTCACATCTGGATTGTCAATTAATCCACTTTTTACCATAAACCAACCCAAAAATCCTTGAAATCCTCCCATACACAAAAGAACAATACATTTTTTGATGGTCGATTTTTCTAATCTTTTTTTTGCTAAAAAATAAAAGAAAGGGATTAAAAACACCATCCCGATGATTCGACCAATAAAACGGTGAAACCATTCCCAGAAGTAAATGAATTTATAATCAGATAAGGTAAAATCATTGTGAATATTGATTTTTTGATACTCAGGAAACTTTTTGTATTCTTCAAAAGCTTGACTCCATTTCGCCTCTGTCATAGGAGGGAAGGTATCGGTAATCAAATGCCAATCGGTCATTGAGAGTCCAGAATTAGTTAATCGGGTAATTCCGCCAACCACAACCATTAAAAATAAAAGTAGGCAACCAGAAAGCAGCCAAATGATAACAGGTTTATTAGATTTAGTCATTTTTTTAGTGATAAAAAATCAATTATTTTATTGCAAATTTATGGGTTTGGCAACGAAAAAAAGGGCTAACAATCGTTAATCTTTAGCCCTAATTTGGCTCCTTTTTTTAAGATAAATTCATAAGCAGCTTGGTACTCATTTTGTATTTCTCCTTCTAAAATAGCTTCTTTAACCGCTTCTTTTAGGATGCCAATTTCTCTGGATGGTTTTAAATTGAAGAGCTCCATTATTTCCTCACCACTTATTGGAGGTTGAAAATTACGGACGTGGTCACGTGCTTCAACTTCAACAATTTTTTTGCGTACAATTTCAAAATTACTGTGGTATTTTTTGAATTTGTTTGGGTTTTTAGTGGTGATATCGGCCTCGCAAAGTGTCATTAAGTTTTCTACATCTTCTCCTGCATCAAAAACCAAACGACGTACTGCTGAATCAGTAACAGTGTCCTGCGCCAATACAATTGGTCTAGAACTCATCACTACCATTTTTTGTACAAACTTCATTTTATGGTTCAAGGGCATATGCAATCTTTCGAAGATTTTCTTAACCATTTTACCACCCAAAAACTCGTGACCGTGAAACGTCCATCCTTGTTTTTTGTTGAAGCGTTTCGTTGGAGCTTTTCCGATATCGTGCAATAAAGCAGCCCATCGCAACCAAACATCATCTGTGTTCGGGCAAATGTTATCGACTACTTCAAGTGTGTGATAAAAATTGTTTTTGTGCGTGTGACCTTCTATCTCTTCTACTTGATTCAAGGCTGTTAATTCAGGCAGAATTAGTTCTAATAATCCCGTTTTGTAAAGCAATAAAAAGCCCAAAGAAGGTTTTTCGGTCAGAAGAATTTTGTTTAACTCTTCTACAATGCGTTCTCCTGAAATGATTTTTATTCTTTCTGCATTTTTGGTAATGGAAGCTAAAGATTCTGGATGAATATCAAAACCTAATTGCGTAGCAAAACGAATGCCTCTCAACATCCTTAACGGGTCATCCGAGAAGGTAATATCTGGGTCAAGCGGAGTTTTTATCGTTTTAGTTTCTAAATCCGAAATTCCACCGAAGGGATCTAAGAGTTCTCCATAGTTAGATGGATTCAAAGACAAAGCCAAAGCATTTATGGTGAAGTCACGGCGGTTTTGATCATCTTGTAAGGTTCCATTTTCTACGATAGGATTTCGGCTATCGTGGGTGTAGGATTCTTTTCTAGCGCCAACAAATTCGATATCAGTATCTTCAAAACGGAGCATAGCGGTGCCGTACGTCTTGAATACTTGCACCTTTGGTTTTTTAGGTAAAAGTTCGGAAACTTTAAGAGCCAATTCGATGCCACTGCCCACGGCCACCACATCGATATCTTTTTTGGTGCCTCTTTTTAAAAGTAAATCCCTAACAAACCCGCCAATTACATAACTTTCTATGTTTAGTTCTTGGGAAGCTTTCGATATTACTTCGAATATTGTGTTATTAAGTGCTGATTTATAATTCATAATTTTTACCGCAAATTCGCAAATTAATTTTTTGAATTTATTATGCGTTTGTATTCTAAAGAAACTAAATTGAAATTTGCCAATATGGCTAATTTATTTTTGGAAACTTTTAAATAATTTAAACATTGGTTATAATGACTGTTATTGAAACAATCAACTGTTTTTATTTCAAGAATGATTTTGTCATAAACCACAAAATCAGCATAAAATTTATGCTTTAGAGTCGTGTTTTTATAGTTTACTGCAAATTCTTTTTCACGTTGATATGGAATGTTGTTTTGTTGAAGTTCAAATTCTATTGCATCTTTGTAAACAATTTCAGAAAATCCTTTTCCAAGATTTTTATGAACTTCAAAAAGTATTCCTACGATTGCATAATTTTCTTCTCTATAAATGTATTCTTCCATATAAATAATACAATTTGCGAATTTGCGGTTAACTACTACTTTCTGATGATTTTAACCTGAGAATCATTCGTCAATTTAATAATCGTAGAAGGTTTTCCTGCAATTTTTTCCTGCTGCAAATTTACAACATAGTCTACGCCTTTTATAATTTCTGGACTAATTTCTTTGAAAGATAATGGTGTGGGTTGTCCAGAAATATTAGCTGAAGTAGACACTAATGGCTTTTTCATACGTTCTAGTAATTTAAAGCAAAAAGGTTCTTTTATCAGTCGAATACCTAATGATTTGTCTTCAGAAATTAAATTAGGCGCTACATTTCTTGGATTATCTAATATTAAAGTTGTTGGCTTTTCGGATAAATCTAGAATTTGCCAAGCTACTTCGGGAATCTCCTTGAATACGTTGTACATCATTTTTTCCCCATTCATAAGGCAAATCATACTTTTGCTTTCGGTTCTTTGTTTGAGTTGGTATATTTTGGCCACGGCTTCAGGATTCGTCGCATCGCAACCAATGCCCCAAACCGTATCCGTTGGATAAAGAATGATGCCGCCGTTTTTTATAACTTCAAAAGCATTGATGATTTCTTCGTTCATAAGGTCATTATGTTTATTTCATTTGCAAAGCTATCCATTTGATTCCTAAATTGAGGTATGAATCGCTATTTTAATAGCCTTAAACAAAAAAAAAGCCCAACGTAAGTCGGGCTTTGGTTGTATAATTTTAAATTATAAAATTATTTACAATGTGTAGAAACCACTATGGAAGTGATTTTTTCATCTCTACTTGTTGTTTTCAAGCACTGATTGGAGTCGTTGTTGAACCAA harbors:
- a CDS encoding GxxExxY protein; the protein is MEEYIYREENYAIVGILFEVHKNLGKGFSEIVYKDAIEFELQQNNIPYQREKEFAVNYKNTTLKHKFYADFVVYDKIILEIKTVDCFNNSHYNQCLNYLKVSKNKLAILANFNLVSLEYKRIINSKN
- a CDS encoding L-threonylcarbamoyladenylate synthase, which encodes MNEEIINAFEVIKNGGIILYPTDTVWGIGCDATNPEAVAKIYQLKQRTESKSMICLMNGEKMMYNVFKEIPEVAWQILDLSEKPTTLILDNPRNVAPNLISEDKSLGIRLIKEPFCFKLLERMKKPLVSTSANISGQPTPLSFKEISPEIIKGVDYVVNLQQEKIAGKPSTIIKLTNDSQVKIIRK
- a CDS encoding CCA tRNA nucleotidyltransferase, which encodes MNYKSALNNTIFEVISKASQELNIESYVIGGFVRDLLLKRGTKKDIDVVAVGSGIELALKVSELLPKKPKVQVFKTYGTAMLRFEDTDIEFVGARKESYTHDSRNPIVENGTLQDDQNRRDFTINALALSLNPSNYGELLDPFGGISDLETKTIKTPLDPDITFSDDPLRMLRGIRFATQLGFDIHPESLASITKNAERIKIISGERIVEELNKILLTEKPSLGFLLLYKTGLLELILPELTALNQVEEIEGHTHKNNFYHTLEVVDNICPNTDDVWLRWAALLHDIGKAPTKRFNKKQGWTFHGHEFLGGKMVKKIFERLHMPLNHKMKFVQKMVVMSSRPIVLAQDTVTDSAVRRLVFDAGEDVENLMTLCEADITTKNPNKFKKYHSNFEIVRKKIVEVEARDHVRNFQPPISGEEIMELFNLKPSREIGILKEAVKEAILEGEIQNEYQAAYEFILKKGAKLGLKINDC
- a CDS encoding CDP-alcohol phosphatidyltransferase family protein; translated protein: MSKLATQDKFFDLSDYGRPFGKFLAQQLKETRFTPIHVTLLFGISGLIAIFCILTNHYFLAAFFIILKSGIDAADGELARLKNKPSYVGRYLDSVFDIVLNFMIFMAICWVSKTTFWYAFAAFFGIQLQGTLYNYYYVILRHKSIGGDSTSKIFEYKTPKALPGETQKSVTFLFRIYTIVYGLFDKIIHALDQEAYKVKTFPNWFMSLLSIYGLGFQLLIIAVMLPLHLIEYIAPFFIAYTLMVFVLIAIRKRFISE
- a CDS encoding COX15/CtaA family protein codes for the protein MTKSNKPVIIWLLSGCLLLFLMVVVGGITRLTNSGLSMTDWHLITDTFPPMTEAKWSQAFEEYKKFPEYQKINIHNDFTLSDYKFIYFWEWFHRFIGRIIGMVFLIPFFYFLAKKRLEKSTIKKCIVLLCMGGFQGFLGWFMVKSGLIDNPDVSHFRLALHLTFAFITFAYTLWVALDLIYPNKDNFYPQLRTIARFAFVFLIIQIIYGGFVAGLNAGLIHNHWPLMSDGQFIHDSVFIEKNSFILNLIEGKSGVQFVHRTTAYLVVALMVLLYFKSKKYSLSIAQQNGLNALVILVFVQFALGVLTLLYSVPLWLGLAHQITAFFLLTAMTYTLHRFTK